The sequence below is a genomic window from Thermorudis peleae.
GCGTCAGGTGCTGTGAAATTTCTTCGTCCTCGTTCGGCACTACCCGACCGACCAAGGTGACTTCGGCACCAAATTCATGGTAAATCGAGGCGAATTCGACGCCCGTTGCTCCGCCGCCACGGATAATCACCCGCTTGGGTAGCCAATCCAGCCAGGTCGAGTGGTCACTGTTGATCACGCGATGGCCATCGAAGGGGATGCCCGGAATCGGTCGTGGGCGTGAACCAGTGTCAATGATGATCGCCCGTCCAGTCACTTCCTGTGTCTCGCCATTCGGTGTGGTCACGACAACAGTGTGGTTGTCCTTGAGTCGGCCGGTGCCCTCAATCGTGGTAATGCCATGCTTGCGGAAGAGGAACAGAATACCGCGGTAGAGTTGATCGACGATCCGTGCTGAGCGCTTGATGGCTTGTGGATAATCGATCTCAAAGCTGTTGATTTTCACGCCATACTCCGCGGCTTCGCGTGCTAACGTCGCCACAGCCGCGCTTTTCAGCAGGGCTTTACTGGGAATGCAACCGCGGTGCAGGCAGGTGCCTCCCACTTTGTCTTTCTCAACGACGGCAACCTTCAGCTTAAGCTGCGCAGCCCGAATTGCGGCAACATAGCCACCGGTGCCACCGCCGAGAAAGACGATGTCATACTGATACTGTTGCTCGCCCGCCATCTCAACCCCCTTCACTGGTGCGCTGGTGCAGCCAGCGCCACCGGCGAACCTCTCCTCCCAGTATAACCCCCGGGCCGAGACTTGCCCGCTGATGCTTAGTGCCGCGTAGGATCATGCTGTTCAGCGACATCGACGACGTGTCCGCCTGTCAGCGTAAGCAGTTCTTCTGGCCTCAGGCGAAACACGGCGTGAGGAGTGCCAGCTGCAGCCCAAATTTCCGGTAGAGTCATGAGCGTTGATTCAATGTAGGTTGGCAGTGGCGTCTGATGGCCGGCTGGTGGTACTCCGCCAATGGCAAAGCCGGTTTGCGTGCGCACAAAATCGGCGTCAGCGCGCTCAACCGGCTCGCCGACGAGTTCAGCTAGCCGTGCTTCATCGACGCGCACTGCCCCGCTGGCAATGACGAGGATCGCGCGTCCGCTCTGGCGTCCACGGAAGACGAGCGATTTGGCAATCTGGGCAACAGTGCAGCCGATGGCTTGAGCTGCTTCCGCAGCTGTCCGTGTGCTTTGTGGTAGTTCGATCACGCGGCCTGGCATTCCCCGTTCGGCTAGGAATGCCTCAACCCGTTGGGCATTCGGGTGGAACGGCATACCGTGTTATCCCTTCTCCGCCCTACTTACTCTGACAGCCTCGCACGTCCTACCTCTTGTCATCCGGCAAAGGCGCTCCTTAGGCCTGCGCCTGGACAGTGTGGAATGCCTCGTCAAGCACCGCAAGTGCACGTTCAAGTTCAGCCTCGTTGATGACGAGAGGTGGCTGAAGCCGAAGCACGTTCCCTTCCTGCCCGCCGACGCCGATAAGCACGCCGTGCTCGCGGCAATAGGCGCGGATCGCTGTGGCTTGCTTTGCTGCTGGCGTCTTCGTGCCTCGGTCGGTCACAAGCTCAACGCCAATCATCAGACCAAGTCCGCGTACGTCGCCAATCAGCTCGTGCTCAGCGGCGAGTTCGCGCAGTTGCGCAAGCACGATTTCCCCCTTGCGCCCTGCTTGTCCAGGCAAATCTTCTTCCAGCATGACCTCTAGATTCGCGAGGGCAGCTGCGCAGGAGACCGGATTGCCACCGAATGTCGAGAGGTGCTCGCCCGGCTGGAATGCATCGGCGATCTCTGCTCGGGCAATGCACGCTGAGAGCGGGAAGCCGTCAGCAATGCCTTTGGCCATGACCATGATGTCCGGCTCAATACCGTAGTGCTCGATGGCGAAGAGCTTGCCAGTGCGACCAAAACCGCTCTGCACTTCATCGGCGATGAAGAGGATGCCGTATTGGTCAAGCACGTCTTTGACGAGGCGGAAGTAACGTGCTGGCGGCACGATGATGCCACCTTCGCCAAGCACTGGCTCGGCAATGAACGCTGCCACGTTGCCCGACGTCTGGTACTTGATTGCCCATTCAATCATCTCAGCACAGCGCTCGGCGACAAGGTCAGGATCATCGGTGTTGAAGGGATTGCGGTAGACGTATGGAGCAGGAGCGAAGGCGACACCAGGGAGATAGGGGCCACCTCGCTTTTTTCGCAGCATGTTGCCGGTCACGGAGAGCGTTCCAATAGTACGCCCATGAAACGAGTGTGTCAGGGCGATGAATTCACTGCGGCCCGTGTACGCCTTGGCCATGCGCAAGGCGGTCTCGATACCCTCAGCGCCACTATTGGCAAAGAAGGTCTTTTGCAAGCGCCCAGGCGTGACGTGCGCCAATCGCTCGGCAAGCTCAGCGGCTGGCGGTACATAGTAAACGTATGTCCCTGCGTGGACGAGCTTGTCAATCTGCGCCTTCGCGGCAGCAGCGACTTTGGGATGGCAATGCCCGGCATTCGTCACCGCAATGCCAGCGAAGCAGTCGATATAGGCTTTCCCGTCAGCGTCGTAGATTGTGGCTCCCTGCGCTCGTTCAACAACGACTGGCTCGAGTGAAGCGACGAAGCTGGTGCACACATACTGTTGATAGCGCTCGACTGTTCGGTTCATCATCCCTGCTCCGTTCGTGTTGTTTCCTCTTTCCGTCGGCATTGTACGGTAGAGTGCCTCGAGCTGGAATTGCGTACAATCCCAGAGATCCGGTCGGTGCGGACCGGGCAAGTGGATGAAAGCCGGGAACGTATGGGGTGGTTAGATAGCTGGCGCTGGGCGTTTCGCGACCCAATACTTCGCCTTGTCTTGATCGTCACGGCCTTCGCTGGCCTGATTGTTGGACTGGCGGTGCCCTTCCTCTCACTGGTTGCCTACCAGCGTGGCGCCTCGTACACGGTTGTCGGGGCGATGGCATCGAGCTACCTGGTCACCCAAGCGGTGTTGCTGTTCCCAGCTGGGGCGCTCTCTGACCGCGTCGGGCGGATTGGCCCGCTGATCGTTGGCCTGTTGCTTGAAGGAAGCGCAACGCTCGCCTTTGCGTTTGTCAAGCTGCCGATCCTCTTCGTTGCCCTGCGGGTTGTGCAGGGGATTGGTCTTTCGCTCACCTATCCTGCTGCACGTGCTCTGATCGTCGATACGACCGATCCCGAACACCGCGGCCGAGCCTTCGCAGCGTTTCAGGGAGCTTTTAACCTCGGCTGGCTTCTCGGGCCAGCCATTGGTGGTGTCCTTGCCAGCGTCGTCGGCATTACCCCCTTGCTCGTTGTTGGTGGTTTGAGCGAAATTGCGCTTGCGCTCACTGGACTGCTGTTCTTCCGGCGGTTGCCAGTGGTTCACCAGTTTGTGCGACGTGCAGCCTCCAAGGAGACGCTGACGCCGCGCCGCGTCGGTCTGTCCTCGCTCTTCACCTTGCCCTTGCTCGGAGCCTTCCTGTTAGCGTTTGGTTATCAGGTTCCCTATGGCCTTTTCAGTGGCATCTGGAGCATCTATCTGAAGCAACTTGGCGCGAGTGACGTCGAGCTGGGACTTTCCTTTACCACGTATGCAGTGGCCAACCTCCTGATGTTGCCAGTTGGCGGACGACTTGCAGACCGTGTTCCTCGTTGGCGACGGCTCTTGCCCCTCTCGTGGCTGCTCGGCCTGGTGATTGTGGGGTATGCCATCCCGGCTGTGCCGGCTATCCTGGTGCTCGGTGCCGTT
It includes:
- a CDS encoding YbaK/EbsC family protein, with product MPFHPNAQRVEAFLAERGMPGRVIELPQSTRTAAEAAQAIGCTVAQIAKSLVFRGRQSGRAILVIASGAVRVDEARLAELVGEPVERADADFVRTQTGFAIGGVPPAGHQTPLPTYIESTLMTLPEIWAAAGTPHAVFRLRPEELLTLTGGHVVDVAEQHDPTRH
- a CDS encoding aspartate aminotransferase family protein; the encoded protein is MMNRTVERYQQYVCTSFVASLEPVVVERAQGATIYDADGKAYIDCFAGIAVTNAGHCHPKVAAAAKAQIDKLVHAGTYVYYVPPAAELAERLAHVTPGRLQKTFFANSGAEGIETALRMAKAYTGRSEFIALTHSFHGRTIGTLSVTGNMLRKKRGGPYLPGVAFAPAPYVYRNPFNTDDPDLVAERCAEMIEWAIKYQTSGNVAAFIAEPVLGEGGIIVPPARYFRLVKDVLDQYGILFIADEVQSGFGRTGKLFAIEHYGIEPDIMVMAKGIADGFPLSACIARAEIADAFQPGEHLSTFGGNPVSCAAALANLEVMLEEDLPGQAGRKGEIVLAQLRELAAEHELIGDVRGLGLMIGVELVTDRGTKTPAAKQATAIRAYCREHGVLIGVGGQEGNVLRLQPPLVINEAELERALAVLDEAFHTVQAQA
- a CDS encoding MFS transporter, whose product is MGWLDSWRWAFRDPILRLVLIVTAFAGLIVGLAVPFLSLVAYQRGASYTVVGAMASSYLVTQAVLLFPAGALSDRVGRIGPLIVGLLLEGSATLAFAFVKLPILFVALRVVQGIGLSLTYPAARALIVDTTDPEHRGRAFAAFQGAFNLGWLLGPAIGGVLASVVGITPLLVVGGLSEIALALTGLLFFRRLPVVHQFVRRAASKETLTPRRVGLSSLFTLPLLGAFLLAFGYQVPYGLFSGIWSIYLKQLGASDVELGLSFTTYAVANLLMLPVGGRLADRVPRWRRLLPLSWLLGLVIVGYAIPAVPAILVLGAVEGALGALIVPSVDAYLASVSDPRAQGRVQGAYTTIGVAGAALSALCSSVLYQAGRIVPFATGGFVLALLSTLAVPLIRLGERQREQEAVPVSDEAPLVRR